The Musa acuminata AAA Group cultivar baxijiao chromosome BXJ1-3, Cavendish_Baxijiao_AAA, whole genome shotgun sequence genome window below encodes:
- the LOC135622615 gene encoding tetraspanin-7-like, which translates to MVRCSNNMIGVLNIITFVLSIPILSAGIWLGRRATTDCEKFLQGPVIALGVFLLLVSLAGVVGGCCRNSCLLWLYLFVMFILIVLLFCFTVFAFVVTNKGAGEAVSGRGFKEYRLGDYSNWLQKRVENNKNWKRFKSCLQDGKVCQSLQQNNQTWEQFINDNLSPIQSGCCKPPTACNFIYVNETFWTKPVGYNSSDIPDPDCNTWQNDQSMLCYDCQSCKAGVLANIKNDWKKVAVVNIIFLIFLIVVYSVGCCAFRNNRQDNAYPRYKPYP; encoded by the exons ATGGTTCGGTGCAGCAATAACATGATCGGGGTGCTCAACATCATCACCTTCGTGCTGTCGATCCCCATCCTGAGCGCCGGCATATGGCTGGGTAGGCGCGCCACCACGGACTGCGAGAAGTTCCTGCAGGGCCCCGTCATCGCCCTCGGCGTCTTCCTCCTGCTGGTCTCCCTCGCCGGCGTGGTCGGTGGCTGCTGCCGTAACTCCTGCCTTCTCTGGCTCTACCTCTTCGTCATGTTCATCCTCATCGTCCTGCTCTTCTGCTTCACCGTCTTCGCCTTCGTCGTCACCAACAAGGGCGCCGGCGAGGCCGTCTCCGGCCGCGGGTTCAAGGAGTACCGCCTCGGCGATTACTCCAACTGGCTCCAGAAGCGGGTCGAGAACAACAAGAACTGGAAGCGGTTCAAGAGCTGCCTCCAGGACGGCAAGGTCTGCCAGAGCCTCCAGCAGAACAACCAGACGTGGGAGCAGTTCATCAACGATAACCTGTCTCCCATCCAG TCTGGATGCTGCAAGCCTCCTACAGCTTGCAACTTCATCTATGTGAACGAAACCTTCTGGACTAAACCCGTTGGCTACAATTCATCGGATATTCCAGATCCAGACTGCAACACATGGCAGAACGACCAGTCGATGCTCTGCTATGATTGCCAGTCTTGCAAGGCTGGGGTCCTTGCCAACATCAAGAACGACTGGAAGAAGGTTGCTGTTGTTAACATCatcttcctcatcttcctcatcgtCGTGTACTCTGTTGGATGCTGTGCCTTCAGGAACAACAGGCAGGACAATGCTTACCCGAGATACAAACCGTACCCTTGA
- the LOC135622624 gene encoding very-long-chain aldehyde decarbonylase GL1-2-like, whose amino-acid sequence MGAPLSSWPWENMGSYKYMLYGPLVAKAACEWRDGRSVGWSLHLLILFGLRSLTYQLWYSFTNMLFFTRKRRVINEGVDFKQIDNEWDWDNFLILQALLGSMISHHAPPLEELPILGLQGCIIALLLHVGVSEPVFYLANRWFHSGSLFTHYHSIQHASPVPTPMTAGFGTPLEHLVLGAVMAAPLLGAFLMGCGSVGLVYGYVFVFDFLRCMGYSNVEVFPVRLLQALPFLRYLIYSPTYLSLHHKEKNCNFCLFMPLFDLLGKTVNSRTWDLQREISAGKNDRVPDFVFLAHVVDIFSSVHVPFVFRSASSMPFFTNPLLFFLWPLAFFSMLVMWALSKTFLLSFYNLRGRLHQTWVVPRYGFQYFLPFARKGINNQIELAILRADKMGVKVLSLAALNKNESLNGGGTLFVSKHPDLRVRVVHGNTLTAAVMLNEIPRDAKEVFLTGATSKLGRAIALYLCRKNIRVLMLTLSAERFLNIQKEAPADCQHHLVQVTKCQAAQNCKTWIVGKWMSPREQRWAPPGTHFHQFVVPPIIGFRRDCTYGSLAAMRLPKDVQGLGSCEYTMERGVVHACHAGGVVHYLEGWTHHEVGAIDVDRIDVVWKAALKHGLTPV is encoded by the exons ATGGGTGCCCCTTTATCTTCCTGGCCATGGGAGAACATGGGAAGCTACAAG TACATGTTATACGGGCCTCTGGTCGCCAAGGCTGCTTGCGAATGGAGAGATGGGAGGTCAGTCGGGTGGTCGCTGCACCTTCTAATTCTCTTCGGCCTCAGGAGCCTCACGTACCAGCTCTGGTACTCCTTCACCAACATGCTCTTCTTCACCCGCAAGCGCCGGGTGATCAACGAAGGCGTCGACTTCAAGCAGATAGACAACGAATGGGACTG GGATAATTTCCTCATCCTGCAAGCTCTCCTCGGATCCATGATCTCCCACCACGCCCCTCCCCTCGAGGAGCTCCCTATCTTGGGACTCCAAGGGTGCATCATCGCGCTGCTGCTCCATGTGGGCGTTTCAGAGCCTGTGTTCTACTTGGCGAACAGGTGGTTCCACAGCGGCTCCCTCTTCACCCACTACCACTCCATCCAACACGCCTCCCCCGTACCAACGCCGATGACAG CTGGGTTTGGCACGCCATTGGAGCACCTCGTGTTGGGCGCGGTTATGGCCGCCCCGCTGCTCGGCGCCTTCTTGATGGGATGTGGCTCGGTTGGGTTGGTGTACGGGTACGTCTTCGTCTTCGACTTCCTGAGGTGCATGGGATACAGCAACGTGGAGGTGTTCCCTGTTCGGCTGCTGCAGGCCCTGCCCTTCCTCAGATACCTCATTTACTCCCCTAC ATATCTAAGCCTCCACCACAAGGAGAAGAACTGCAACTTCTGCCTTTTCATGCCTCTTTTTGATCTACTCGGGAAGACAGTGAATAGCAGGACATGGGACTTGCAACGGGAGATTAGCGCAG GGAAGAACGACCGAGTCCCTGACTTCGTCTTCCTCGCGCACGTCGTCGATATCTTCTCCTCCGTGCACGTGCCCTTCGTGTTCCGATCGGCCTCCTCGATGCCGTTCTTCACCAACCCTCTGCTGTTCTTCCTTTGGCCGCTCGCCTTCTTCTCCATGCTCGTAATGTGGGCTCTGTCCAAGACATTCTTGCTGTCCTTCTACAACCTGAGAGGGCGGCTACACCAGACGTGGGTAGTCCCGAGATATGGATTTCAG TATTTCTTGCCATTCGCCAGGAAGGGCATCAATAACCAGATCGAACTGGCCATCCTGAGGGCAGATAAGATGGGAGTCAAAGTCCTCAGTCTCGCAGCACTGAACAAA AATGAATCGCTTAACGGTGGCGGGACACTGTTCGTCAGCAAACATCCAGATCTAAGAGTTCGAGTCGTCCATGGCAACACCTTGACGGCAGCCGTGATGCTAAACGAAATCCCCAGGGATGCGAAGGAGGTGTTCCTGACAGGGGCCACCTCCAAGCTTGGAAGAGCGATCGCACTGTATCTTTGCAGGAAGAACATCCGAGTTCTA ATGCTGACTCTATCGGCCGAAAGATTTCTGAATATCCAGAAGGAGGCCCCGGCAGACTGCCAACACCATCTCGTGCAGGTCACCAAGTGCCAAGCAGCACAAAATTGCAAG ACATGGATCGTTGGCAAGTGGATGTCGCCGAGGGAGCAGCGATGGGCGCCGCCGGGCACGCACTTCCACCAGTTCGTGGTGCCTCCCATCATTGGCTTCAGGAGGGACTGCACCTATGGAAGCCTGGCAGCCATGAGGCTTCCCAAGGATGTCCAAGGTCTCGGATCGTGTGAG TACACGATGGAGCGAGGAGTGGTTCACGCCTGCCACGCCGGTGGAGTGGTTCATTACCTCGAAGGGTGGACGCACCACGAGGTGGGCGCCATCGACGTCGACCGCATCGACGTGGTGTGGAAAGCTGCACTGAAGCATGGCCTGACGCCGGTTTGA
- the LOC135637024 gene encoding transcription factor IBH1-like 1, whose amino-acid sequence MRASSRFKSVFLEQMLMGFQLSGFPCRTMSLPARMHAIKLSADVAMAVARGSRRWTHGLIAHLSKKEDKSFLKCILGKQYERLTMPCYSSWKIQRCKTILRRSFRERFGKQKPAQACTLARSLVKTRAQVLKRLVPGGKAMDGYSLLDETMDYVVCLQAQVDLMRHLLGAFEASKLRAQTKGTSSQGRKSIKDETDGNKKDLIELCMHLSDNA is encoded by the exons ATGCGAGCTTCTAGCCGGTTCAAGTCGGTCTTTCTCGAGCAAATGCTAATGGGCTTCCAACTATCTGGCTTTCCATGCAGGACCATGAGTCTCCCAGCGAGAATGCACGCCATCAAGCTCTCAGCCGACGTCGCCATGGCCGTCGCAAGAGGCAGCAGGAGATGGACACATGGCCTCATCGCACATCTGTCCAAGAAAGAAGACAAGTCCTTTCTCAAGTGTATCCTCGGGAAGCAGTATGAGAGGCTAACCATGCCGTGTTATAGCTCGTGGAAGATCCAAAGATGCAAGACGATCTTGCGAAGGAGCTTCAGAGAGCGTTTCGGGAAGCAGAAGCCTGCGCAGGCATGTACTCTCGCGAGGAGTTTGGTGAAGACGAGGGCGCAAGTACTCAAACGACTCGTGCCAGGCGGCAAGGCCATGGACGGCTACTCCTTGTTGGATGAAACGATGGACTACGTCGTCTGTCTTCAAGCTCAGGTTGATCTCATGCGGCACCTTCTCGGAGCCTTTGAAGCCTCGAAGCTCAG AGCTCAGACCAAAGGCACGTCGTCGCAAGGAAGAAAAAGTATCAAGGATGAGACAGATGGGAACAAGAAAGATCTCATCGAGCTGTGCATGCATCTGTCAGACAACGCATAG
- the LOC135622632 gene encoding protein SMAX1-like isoform X2, with protein sequence MRAGLSTIQQTLTPEAASVLTCSIAEAARRNHGQTTPLHVAATFLAAPSGLLRQACIRSHPQSSHPLQCRALELCFSVALDRLPASNPGADGGSRAAALAEPPISNALMAALKRAQANQRRGCPEQQQQPLLAVKVELEQLLMSILDDPSVSRVMREASFTSTAAKAVVEQSLSSSSSAATAASASPPFIASLATVSPSPVASLVPGLTSSAAPFRNLYMNPRLQQRKNNNACNVPTSVEGCGDQPRTEDVKRVLDILLRSQKRNPIPVGDCNPDALMREVLRRIQSDDGPSLLRNTRVIPFGKEIATTSPDQSQITIKIRELTSSIESMICGNGRGVILDLGDLKWLVESPAVSAGSGPMQLPKPVVSEVGRAAVEEMGRLLKRFADGGRVWLVGAAASATYLRCQVYHPTMEKDWDLQAVPIAPRSSHPNMFPRPESSGVLGDSVGTSAPAKGLMGMSAAAVASSRPPESTIPSQRTTLCPLCLERYELDLAKLVAKESDYTTKTEAGQTLPQWLRGGTEFSSAPLQSMEEELLKRWCETCSRLHPNIHQLHLASKLPLAPAPSKTSSVLRPHPPSEPMSTLSRCLSPLQLASNQNRDAAKQPTSPSGSPVKTDLVLGSSKVADSSSDTIHKELLKDFTGCMQDAFSVQQSAKIAGNLDIDMFKRLFKGLSEKVSWQQEAASAIATVVMQCKSVNGKRRSGGGKGDTWLLLVGPDKVGKRKMAGALSELVFGVGPTVINFGRASCTCGNDGESNLSFRGRTSVDRVVEAVRRNPFSVIVLEDVDQADMLLQGKIKQAIERGRLPDSYGREVSMGSVIFVLTANWLPEELKSSYYPLLKREERILDSAYRGLELEITAGERPGKRRPTWLCEDDQPIKLRTESLVGTNLSLDLNLASGIDSESGEGSWNSSDLTSEREYDKGRLVSKCSTSSLASELVELVDEAVTFKPVDFVTLRRNVAESISVKFTAIMGKGRAIKIDEDAVDRIVGGLWLSGAAFDDWAERVLAPSLRQLKDHPQVGGRVVVARLSTGKEDRVQRSCVKDWLPTTVAIAVDDGHGS encoded by the exons ATGAGGGCGGGTTTGAGCACGATCCAGCAGACGCTGACGCCGGAGGCGGCGAGCGTCCTCACCTGCTCTATCGCTGAGGCTGCTCGGCGGAACCACGGGCAGACGACGCCGCTCCACGTCGCTGCCACCTTCCTCGCCGCCCCCTCCGGCCTCCTCCGCCAGGCCTGCATCCGTTCCCATCCACAGTCCTCTCACCCTCTGCAGTGCCGCGCCCTCGAGCTTTGCTTCTCCGTCGCCCTCGACCGCCTCCCTGCCTCCAATCCCGGCGCTGACGGCGGCAGCAGGGCCGCCGCTCTCGCGGAGCCTCCCATCTCCAACGCACTCATGGCGGCCCTGAAGCGCGCCCAGGCCAACCAGCGCCGCGGATGCCCTGAGCAACAGCAGCAGCCGCTCCTCGCAGTCAAGGTCGAGCTGGAGCAGCTCCTCATGTCGATCCTCGACGATCCCTCCGTCAGCCGCGTGATGCGCGAGGCCAGCTTCACCTCCACCGCCGCCAAAGCGGTCGTCGAGCaatctctctcttcctcctcttctgctGCCACCGCCGCCTCCGCTTCCCCGCCATTCATTGCTTCTCTTGCCACCGTCTCTCCTTCTCCCGTCGCCTCTCTCGTTCCCGGTCTAACTAGCAGTGCCGCCCCCTTCCGCAACCTGTACATGAATCCCCGCCTCCAGCAGCGCAAGAACAACAATGCCTGCAACGTCCCAACCTCAGTCGAAGGTTGCGGCGATCAGCCGCGGACGGAGGACGTGAAGCGGGTCTTGGATATCCTCTTGAGATCCCAAAAGCGGAACCCCATCCCCGTTGGAGACTGCAATCCCGATGCCTTGATGAGAGAAGTGCTACGAAGGATTCAATCCGACGACGGCCCGTCGCTGCTGCGGAACACCCGAGTTATCCCATTCGGAAAGGAAATCGCCACCACCTCCCCAGACCAATCACAGATCACCATTAAAATCAGAGAGCTCACCAGCTCAATCGAGTCCATGATTTGCGGCAACGGCCGCGGTGTGATTCTCGACCTGGGAGACCTCAAATGGCTCGTAGAGAGCCCCGCCGTCTCGGCGGGCTCTGGCCCAATGCAGCTGCCGAAGCCGGTCGTCTCAGAGGTTGGCCGGGCTGCGGTGGAGGAAATGGGTAGACTATTGAAGAGGTTCGCCGATGGCGGTCGGGTGTGGCTCGTCGGCGCAGCAGCTTCTGCGACCTACCTCCGGTGCCAAGTGTACCACCCGACAATGGAGAAGGATTGGGATCTCCAGGCGGTACCGATCGCGCCGAGATCATCCCACCCCAATATGTTCCCAAG GCCCGAGAGCAGTGGCGTGCTTGGCGACTCTGTGGGGACTTCAGCGCCAGCGAAAGGTTTAATGGGGATGAGTGCCGCTGCTGTAGCCTCAAGTCGACCACCCGAGAGCACCATTCCTTCGCAAAGGACAACCCTCTGCCCTCTCTGTCTGGAGAGATACGAGCTCGATCTGGCGAAGCTCGTCGCCAAGGAGTCTGACTACACTACAAAGACGGAGGCGGGTCAGACATTACCTCAGTGGCTGCGAGGCGGCACCGAATTTTCATCAGCTCCTCTTCAG TCCATGGAAGAAGAGCTGCTCAAGCGATGGTGTGAGACATGTTCCCGTCTTCATCCCAACATCCATCAGTTGCACCTCGCCTCCAAGCTGCCTTTGGCTCCGGCTCCGTCAAAGACTTCAAGCGTGTTGAGACCACATCCACCATCTGAGCCCATGTCCACGCTATCTCGATGCCTCTCTCCCCTTCAGTTGGCAAGCAACCAGAACAGGGATGCAGCCAAGCAGCCTACCAGCCCTTCGGGGAGCCCAGTGAAAACCGACTTGGTCCTTGGGAGCTCCAAGGTTGCCGATTCTTCATCGGACACAATCCATAAAGAGCTCCTCAAGGATTTCACCGGATGCATGCAGGACGCTTTCTCTGTGCAGCAGAGCGCTAAAATTGCCGGCAATTTGGACATCGACATGTTCAAGAGGCTATTCAAGGGGCTTTCCGAGAAAGTCAGTTGGCAGCAGGAAGCAGCATCAGCCATCGCTACCGTTGTCATGCAATGCAAGTCTGTGAACGGAAAGCGGCGGAGTGGTGGTGGTAAAGGTGATACTTGGCTTCTTCTCGTTGGGCCCGACAAGGTTGGTAAGAGGAAGATGGCAGGTGCTCTATCGGAGCTGGTGTTTGGCGTTGGACCTACCGTCATTAACTTTGGACGTGCTTCGTGCACCTGCGGCAACGATGGAGAATCCAATTTGAGCTTCCGTGGGAGGACATCCGTGGACCGAGTCGTGGAGGCGGTCCGGCGAAACCCGTTCTCGGTGATCGTGCTCGAGGACGTAGATCAAGCGGACATGCTCCTACAGGGTAAGATTAAGCAGGCGATAGAGAGGGGCCGCCTGCCCGATTCATACGGCCGGGAGGTCAGCATGGGGAGTGTTATCTTTGTCCTTACCGCAAACTGGCTGCCGGAAGAGCTGAAGAGCTCCTATTACCCACTCCTCAAGCGTGAGGAAAGGATACTGGATTCAGCTTATCGTGGCCTGGAACTGGAGATTACAGCAGGGGAGAGGCCCGGGAAACGTCGTCCAACTTGGCTATGTGAAGATGATCAGCCGATTAAGCTGAGAACGGAGTCGTTGGTTGGCACCAACCTATCGCTCGATCTGAATCTAGCTTCTGGAATCGATTCAGAGTCCGGGGAGGGATCATGGAACTCGAGCGACCTCACCAGTGAGCGTGAATACGATAAGGGCAGGCTGGTCAGCAAGTGTTCGACGTCGTCCTTGGCCTCAGAACTGGTGGAATTGGTGGATGAAGCTGTAACATTCAAGCCGGTGGACTTTGTCACGCTGAGAAGGAACGTAGCCGAGTCCATATCCGTGAAATTTACCGCCATAATGGGCAAAGGGCGAGCAATAAAGATCGACGAGGATGCTGTCGACCGAATCGTTGGTGGTTTATGGCTCAGCGGTGCGGCTTTTGATGACTGGGCCGAGAGAGTGTTGGCCCCTAGCTTGAGGCAGCTGAAGGATCATCCGCAAGTCGGTGGCCGGGTGGTAGTCGCTCGGCTATCCACAGGGAAGGAAGACCGAGTGCAGAGGAGCTGCGTCAAGGATTGGCTGCCGACGACGGTTGCCATCGCCGTTGATGATGGCCATGGCAGTTGA
- the LOC135622632 gene encoding protein SMAX1-like isoform X1 produces the protein MRAGLSTIQQTLTPEAASVLTCSIAEAARRNHGQTTPLHVAATFLAAPSGLLRQACIRSHPQSSHPLQCRALELCFSVALDRLPASNPGADGGSRAAALAEPPISNALMAALKRAQANQRRGCPEQQQQPLLAVKVELEQLLMSILDDPSVSRVMREASFTSTAAKAVVEQSLSSSSSAATAASASPPFIASLATVSPSPVASLVPGLTSSAAPFRNLYMNPRLQQRKNNNACNVPTSVEGCGDQPRTEDVKRVLDILLRSQKRNPIPVGDCNPDALMREVLRRIQSDDGPSLLRNTRVIPFGKEIATTSPDQSQITIKIRELTSSIESMICGNGRGVILDLGDLKWLVESPAVSAGSGPMQLPKPVVSEVGRAAVEEMGRLLKRFADGGRVWLVGAAASATYLRCQVYHPTMEKDWDLQAVPIAPRSSHPNMFPRPESSGVLGDSVGTSAPAKGLMGMSAAAVASSRPPESTIPSQRTTLCPLCLERYELDLAKLVAKESDYTTKTEAGQTLPQWLRGGTEFSSAPLQVSIRLSMEEELLKRWCETCSRLHPNIHQLHLASKLPLAPAPSKTSSVLRPHPPSEPMSTLSRCLSPLQLASNQNRDAAKQPTSPSGSPVKTDLVLGSSKVADSSSDTIHKELLKDFTGCMQDAFSVQQSAKIAGNLDIDMFKRLFKGLSEKVSWQQEAASAIATVVMQCKSVNGKRRSGGGKGDTWLLLVGPDKVGKRKMAGALSELVFGVGPTVINFGRASCTCGNDGESNLSFRGRTSVDRVVEAVRRNPFSVIVLEDVDQADMLLQGKIKQAIERGRLPDSYGREVSMGSVIFVLTANWLPEELKSSYYPLLKREERILDSAYRGLELEITAGERPGKRRPTWLCEDDQPIKLRTESLVGTNLSLDLNLASGIDSESGEGSWNSSDLTSEREYDKGRLVSKCSTSSLASELVELVDEAVTFKPVDFVTLRRNVAESISVKFTAIMGKGRAIKIDEDAVDRIVGGLWLSGAAFDDWAERVLAPSLRQLKDHPQVGGRVVVARLSTGKEDRVQRSCVKDWLPTTVAIAVDDGHGS, from the exons ATGAGGGCGGGTTTGAGCACGATCCAGCAGACGCTGACGCCGGAGGCGGCGAGCGTCCTCACCTGCTCTATCGCTGAGGCTGCTCGGCGGAACCACGGGCAGACGACGCCGCTCCACGTCGCTGCCACCTTCCTCGCCGCCCCCTCCGGCCTCCTCCGCCAGGCCTGCATCCGTTCCCATCCACAGTCCTCTCACCCTCTGCAGTGCCGCGCCCTCGAGCTTTGCTTCTCCGTCGCCCTCGACCGCCTCCCTGCCTCCAATCCCGGCGCTGACGGCGGCAGCAGGGCCGCCGCTCTCGCGGAGCCTCCCATCTCCAACGCACTCATGGCGGCCCTGAAGCGCGCCCAGGCCAACCAGCGCCGCGGATGCCCTGAGCAACAGCAGCAGCCGCTCCTCGCAGTCAAGGTCGAGCTGGAGCAGCTCCTCATGTCGATCCTCGACGATCCCTCCGTCAGCCGCGTGATGCGCGAGGCCAGCTTCACCTCCACCGCCGCCAAAGCGGTCGTCGAGCaatctctctcttcctcctcttctgctGCCACCGCCGCCTCCGCTTCCCCGCCATTCATTGCTTCTCTTGCCACCGTCTCTCCTTCTCCCGTCGCCTCTCTCGTTCCCGGTCTAACTAGCAGTGCCGCCCCCTTCCGCAACCTGTACATGAATCCCCGCCTCCAGCAGCGCAAGAACAACAATGCCTGCAACGTCCCAACCTCAGTCGAAGGTTGCGGCGATCAGCCGCGGACGGAGGACGTGAAGCGGGTCTTGGATATCCTCTTGAGATCCCAAAAGCGGAACCCCATCCCCGTTGGAGACTGCAATCCCGATGCCTTGATGAGAGAAGTGCTACGAAGGATTCAATCCGACGACGGCCCGTCGCTGCTGCGGAACACCCGAGTTATCCCATTCGGAAAGGAAATCGCCACCACCTCCCCAGACCAATCACAGATCACCATTAAAATCAGAGAGCTCACCAGCTCAATCGAGTCCATGATTTGCGGCAACGGCCGCGGTGTGATTCTCGACCTGGGAGACCTCAAATGGCTCGTAGAGAGCCCCGCCGTCTCGGCGGGCTCTGGCCCAATGCAGCTGCCGAAGCCGGTCGTCTCAGAGGTTGGCCGGGCTGCGGTGGAGGAAATGGGTAGACTATTGAAGAGGTTCGCCGATGGCGGTCGGGTGTGGCTCGTCGGCGCAGCAGCTTCTGCGACCTACCTCCGGTGCCAAGTGTACCACCCGACAATGGAGAAGGATTGGGATCTCCAGGCGGTACCGATCGCGCCGAGATCATCCCACCCCAATATGTTCCCAAG GCCCGAGAGCAGTGGCGTGCTTGGCGACTCTGTGGGGACTTCAGCGCCAGCGAAAGGTTTAATGGGGATGAGTGCCGCTGCTGTAGCCTCAAGTCGACCACCCGAGAGCACCATTCCTTCGCAAAGGACAACCCTCTGCCCTCTCTGTCTGGAGAGATACGAGCTCGATCTGGCGAAGCTCGTCGCCAAGGAGTCTGACTACACTACAAAGACGGAGGCGGGTCAGACATTACCTCAGTGGCTGCGAGGCGGCACCGAATTTTCATCAGCTCCTCTTCAGGTTTCGATTCGATTG TCCATGGAAGAAGAGCTGCTCAAGCGATGGTGTGAGACATGTTCCCGTCTTCATCCCAACATCCATCAGTTGCACCTCGCCTCCAAGCTGCCTTTGGCTCCGGCTCCGTCAAAGACTTCAAGCGTGTTGAGACCACATCCACCATCTGAGCCCATGTCCACGCTATCTCGATGCCTCTCTCCCCTTCAGTTGGCAAGCAACCAGAACAGGGATGCAGCCAAGCAGCCTACCAGCCCTTCGGGGAGCCCAGTGAAAACCGACTTGGTCCTTGGGAGCTCCAAGGTTGCCGATTCTTCATCGGACACAATCCATAAAGAGCTCCTCAAGGATTTCACCGGATGCATGCAGGACGCTTTCTCTGTGCAGCAGAGCGCTAAAATTGCCGGCAATTTGGACATCGACATGTTCAAGAGGCTATTCAAGGGGCTTTCCGAGAAAGTCAGTTGGCAGCAGGAAGCAGCATCAGCCATCGCTACCGTTGTCATGCAATGCAAGTCTGTGAACGGAAAGCGGCGGAGTGGTGGTGGTAAAGGTGATACTTGGCTTCTTCTCGTTGGGCCCGACAAGGTTGGTAAGAGGAAGATGGCAGGTGCTCTATCGGAGCTGGTGTTTGGCGTTGGACCTACCGTCATTAACTTTGGACGTGCTTCGTGCACCTGCGGCAACGATGGAGAATCCAATTTGAGCTTCCGTGGGAGGACATCCGTGGACCGAGTCGTGGAGGCGGTCCGGCGAAACCCGTTCTCGGTGATCGTGCTCGAGGACGTAGATCAAGCGGACATGCTCCTACAGGGTAAGATTAAGCAGGCGATAGAGAGGGGCCGCCTGCCCGATTCATACGGCCGGGAGGTCAGCATGGGGAGTGTTATCTTTGTCCTTACCGCAAACTGGCTGCCGGAAGAGCTGAAGAGCTCCTATTACCCACTCCTCAAGCGTGAGGAAAGGATACTGGATTCAGCTTATCGTGGCCTGGAACTGGAGATTACAGCAGGGGAGAGGCCCGGGAAACGTCGTCCAACTTGGCTATGTGAAGATGATCAGCCGATTAAGCTGAGAACGGAGTCGTTGGTTGGCACCAACCTATCGCTCGATCTGAATCTAGCTTCTGGAATCGATTCAGAGTCCGGGGAGGGATCATGGAACTCGAGCGACCTCACCAGTGAGCGTGAATACGATAAGGGCAGGCTGGTCAGCAAGTGTTCGACGTCGTCCTTGGCCTCAGAACTGGTGGAATTGGTGGATGAAGCTGTAACATTCAAGCCGGTGGACTTTGTCACGCTGAGAAGGAACGTAGCCGAGTCCATATCCGTGAAATTTACCGCCATAATGGGCAAAGGGCGAGCAATAAAGATCGACGAGGATGCTGTCGACCGAATCGTTGGTGGTTTATGGCTCAGCGGTGCGGCTTTTGATGACTGGGCCGAGAGAGTGTTGGCCCCTAGCTTGAGGCAGCTGAAGGATCATCCGCAAGTCGGTGGCCGGGTGGTAGTCGCTCGGCTATCCACAGGGAAGGAAGACCGAGTGCAGAGGAGCTGCGTCAAGGATTGGCTGCCGACGACGGTTGCCATCGCCGTTGATGATGGCCATGGCAGTTGA
- the LOC103974369 gene encoding protein GLUTAMINE DUMPER 2-like, with protein sequence MGTGDGFHGNNGATTAAAPAYAHGVPHSAWHSPVPYLFGGLAAMMGLVALALLILACSYWKLSSFLESGDGTEQSDHEKHDDASSGKDPAFPEERLFVIMAGDCTPTFLAIPIASRAVDNRTDADKNIDGENKQQEGAVPSPISVRIQMEGDGSPRRSQNQEQ encoded by the coding sequence ATGGGAACAGGAGACGGTTTCCATGGGAACAACGGCGCAACGACGGCAGCAGCGCCGGCCTACGCCCACGGGGTGCCTCACTCGGCATGGCACTCCCCGGTTCCCTACCTCTTCGGCGGGCTGGCGGCGATGATGGGCCTCGTAGCGCTAGCCCTACTCATTCTTGCCTGCTCCTACTGGAAGCTTTCCAGTTTCCTGGAGTCCGGTGACGGCACCGAACAATCTGACCACGAGAAGCACGACGACGCCTCCTCCGGGAAGGACCCCGCCTTCCCCGAGGAGCGGTTATTCGTCATCATGGCCGGCGACTGCACCCCCACCTTCCTCGCCATCCCCATCGCCAGCCGCGCCGTGGACAACCGTACTGATGCCGACAAGAACATCGACGGAGAAAACAAGCAGCAGGAGGGAGCGGTACCTTCACCCATCAGTGTTCGTATCCAGATGGAAGGTGACGGCAGCCCACGCCGAAGCCAAAACCAAGAACAGTAG